One Jannaschia sp. GRR-S6-38 genomic window carries:
- a CDS encoding outer membrane protein assembly factor BamE — protein sequence MAGIIRGIATALLVVGLSACSATYRNHGYVPDDADLANLIVGVDTRDTVETSIGRPTAQGVLGENAWYYVQSRKRQFAWQAPETVERELVAISFSEAGTIANIERFGLERGRVVPLSRRVTETSIRDFGLIQQIIRNFGRINVGEALANDN from the coding sequence ATGGCTGGTATCATCAGGGGCATCGCCACAGCCCTTCTCGTGGTCGGCCTGAGCGCGTGCAGCGCGACCTACCGCAATCACGGCTATGTCCCCGACGACGCCGATCTGGCGAACCTGATCGTCGGGGTCGACACCCGCGACACCGTCGAGACGTCGATCGGACGGCCCACCGCGCAGGGCGTGCTGGGCGAGAATGCCTGGTATTACGTCCAGAGTCGCAAGCGCCAGTTCGCCTGGCAGGCGCCCGAGACGGTCGAGCGCGAACTGGTCGCCATCAGCTTCTCCGAGGCCGGCACGATCGCGAATATCGAACGCTTCGGGCTGGAGCGCGGACGCGTCGTGCCGCTGTCGCGCCGGGTCACCGAGACCTCGATTCGCGATTTCGGCCTGATCCAGCAGATCATCCGCAACTTCGGCCGCATCAACGTGGGCGAGGCGCTGGCCAACGACAATTGA
- a CDS encoding YceD family protein produces MMKPILSQPIRIADLPQGKPTPFRLVPDAGELERLADRMGVDELRKVKLEVQIAPGPGRDWSLSGHLGATVVQPCRVTTDPVTTRIEEDVTRRYAADYVEPEDDELEMDADETVEALPTLIDPGALLEETLALAIPPFPRSEAAEELDLSAAPPGAAPLDAETVKPFAGLAALKAQMEGKSDED; encoded by the coding sequence ATGATGAAACCCATTCTCTCCCAGCCCATCCGCATCGCCGACCTGCCTCAGGGCAAGCCGACGCCGTTCCGCCTGGTCCCCGATGCGGGCGAGCTAGAGCGGCTGGCCGACCGGATGGGGGTCGACGAGTTGCGCAAGGTGAAGCTGGAGGTGCAGATCGCGCCCGGGCCCGGCCGGGACTGGAGCCTGTCGGGGCATCTGGGCGCGACCGTGGTGCAACCATGCCGGGTGACGACCGACCCGGTGACGACGCGGATCGAGGAGGACGTGACGCGCCGCTACGCGGCCGACTACGTCGAACCCGAAGATGACGAGCTGGAAATGGACGCGGACGAAACAGTCGAGGCGCTGCCGACGCTGATCGATCCTGGCGCGCTTCTGGAGGAGACGCTGGCCCTCGCGATCCCGCCCTTTCCGCGCTCGGAAGCGGCGGAGGAGCTGGATCTCAGCGCCGCACCGCCGGGTGCCGCGCCGCTCGACGCGGAAACGGTGAAGCCGTTCGCGGGTCTCGCGGCGCTCAAGGCGCAGATGGAAGGCAAGTCCGACGAAGACTGA